The Gigantopelta aegis isolate Gae_Host chromosome 3, Gae_host_genome, whole genome shotgun sequence genome segment ttgggtaaaccattaataacaaagtgactcttgggtaaaccattaataacaaagtgactcttgggtaaaccattaataacaaagtaacagttggaaaacaattaataacaaagtaactcttggttaaatcattaataacaaagtgactcttggttaaatcattaataacaaagtgactcttgggtaaaccattaataacaaagtgactcttgggtaaaccattaataacaaagtaacagttggaaaacaattaataacaaagtaactcttggttaaatcattaataacaaagtgactcttggttaaatcattaataacaaagtgactcttgggtaaaccattaataacaaagtgactcttgggtaaaccattaataacaaagtaacaGTTGGaaaatcattaataacaaagtgactcttgggtaaaccattaataacaaagtaacagttggaaaaccattaataacaaagtgactcttgggtaaaccattaataacaaagtgactcttgggtaaatcattaataacaaagtgactcttgggtaaatcattaataacaaagtgactcttgggtaaaccattaataacaaagtgactcttgggtttaccattaataataaagtgactcttgggtaaaccattaataacaaagtgactctcgggtaaaccattaataacaaagtgactcttgggtaaatcattaataacaaagtgactcttgggtaaaccattaataataaagtgactcttgggtaaaccattaataataaagtgactcttgggtaaaccattaataacaaagtgactcttggttaaatcattaataacaaagtaactcttgggtaaatcattaataacaaagtgactcttgggtaaaccattaataacaaagtgactcttgggtaaatcattaataacaaagtgactcttgggtaaaccattaataacaaagtaactgttagttaaatcattaataacaaagtgactcttgggtaaaccattaataacaaagtgactcttgggtaaaccattaataacaaagtaactcttgggtaaaccattaataacaaagtgactcttggttaaatcattaataacaaagtgactcttgggtaaaccattaataacaaagtgactcttgggtaaaccattaataacaaagtgactcttgggtaaaccattaataacaaagtgactcttgggtaaaccattaataacaaagtgactcttgggtaaaccattaataacaaagtgactcttgggtaaaccattaataacaaagtgactcttgggtaaaccattaataacaaagtaacagttggaaaacaattaataacaaagtaactcttggttaaatcattaataacaaagtgactcttggttaaatcattaataacaaagtgactcttgggtaaaccattaataacaaagtgactcttgggtaaaccattaataacaaagtaacagttggaaaacaattaataacaaagtaactcttggttaaatcattaataacaaagtgactcttggttaaatcattaataacaaagtgactcttgggtaaaccattaataacaaagtgactcttgggtaaaccattaataacaaagtaacaGTTGGaaaatcattaataacaaagtgactcttgggtaaaccattaataacaaagtaacagttggaaaaccattaataacaaagtgactcttgggtaaaccattaataacaaagtgactcttgggtaaatcattaataacaaagtgactcttgggtaaatcattaataacaaagtaactcttggttaaatcattaataacaaagtgactcttgggtaaaccattaataacaaagttacTGTTGggaaaccattaataacaaagttactcttgggtaaaccattaataacaaagtaactGTTGGGAAACCAAGTGGACAGAAGAAAATCCTATCCTACCCCAATGATGCTTCACTGGCAATAATTTGTTCATTAAAATTTAACTGGTAGTAACATAACACAATGTATGAATACAATTTAAATCCAACCACCACTGTCCTTATGACATCTAACTTGAACATCGTGTTTagtataaaacatatatatttatatatgatgtACACAATAAGCAATATTGTGTTGCATGTACTTCGTAGCTATTATAATTAAACTAATGCATGCTTCATATTCTCTACATACCTCTACCTGGCACCTGTACACAGTGTACTTGGTGTTATCAAAGGCGATGTCATGCTTTGAGTGCTTGTGTCCATCAATATCCCGCATGCTCTTCGACTTGTACTGACAGATATCGCACGAATAGAGATGCCGATTCACCCTCTTTTTGCCAAAGCCTTTAGAGCCCCTGACACGGGTTGTTCTAATATAAGACTTCACTTCAGACGAGTACACGGTTTCCTTTTTACCAGGATCTTCCTCAAGCTGCGAATAGTCTTTTGGCCGCACCAAGAGTGAGCGCTTACGCAGTGACCGTGTCGTTGGTCTGGGCGACACAGTGTCACTGGTGTTGGATTCTGTCACACTGGTGGAATGATCGAGATATTCAAGGCTGTCACTCTGTTCCACAGTCTGCGAGTCATCAGGCTCATCTTGATCATCACAGTCAGCTTTCTGGTCAGGAACAACACCAGTGGTACTGTCAGAAAACACTGAATCACTTTCTACCTTAATCTTTGCTTTCTTCCTACCATTGTTTTCAGCTTCCATCTTCAACACAGTAAAAGCTTTTCTTGGCTTTGTACTCTTTCTGCGTCTGCTGGACATCTTCTTCTTGCACTTGCTGCAGAAGGTTCCTTCTGTCTTAAAAGATGCTGCAGATTCAATGTCAATCCCAGCATCATCTTCTTCCTTAACAGCACAAACTGAATCTGCCTGACTTTTGGACAACTCTTCGGAAGTCTTCATTTCACAATCGTAACCCGACTGGTTTAACTGAGTATCCCCGTCATGTGGTTTTGAATTGTCCAGACCTTCAGACAAGCTGAGTGAAACGTCTTGTGACACAAAGTTAGATCTAACACCTTCAATAAACAGCTTGCAAAGCTTCACAGCTTCATCAACTTTGAACTTTTCATACAGAGCCATTTGCCTGTGAATGATTCCAGACGTCAGCCTCAGACTTCCGGTGTAAAAGAATTCCACAAAGTCTTGGAGTTCCTCCATGGAAACGTCTGGCATTATAAATGTCAATCCTGTCTTGTTGGTTTGGTCAAGAAACCACTGCCTGAAGTAGCTGCTGCTGGAGACCACAACGAGGCTGTGAACTTTGACCTCTCCATCTGTGACCTGAAGAACAAGGTCACACTGTTGCTGGGATTTCTGCAAGGTGAACAAAATGGAGAAAGCTTTGTCACAGAAACCCGGAGCCTTTAGTACTGTTGGTGATTCTTGTTCCTCCAACCCCGGAGCCTTTAGTACTGTTGGCGATTCTTCTTCCTCCATCCTGTGTGGAAAATGAAGTGTAATATAAATAGTTGTTGTCATTTTTattcacatatttaatttttattaaaaacctgccaaatttttatttataaagtataAAAGAACAGTTTAGATTCTCCAGGTATAACAGAGAACAATTTGTTAAGTATTGCGTCACGATTCGCTATCAAgattcagagatcgctacacaattttaaaacactataacaatagttgctaatcaattttcacttgactagaaatatttcaattgaaaattttgaaaataaaatgttccctgtataaATTAGATATTATAACAAATTGCAGCTTAGATATTTACAATAAAGAATgctattaacatttaaaaaatacccCATATTTGATCAACAATTAAATGAATGCATTCATCCACCATTTAGACATATCACAGAGGCCCAGTGATTCATCTGGAAGTGCCCTTTTATTAggacttttattttttttatcatcaacaAAATACAGCAGTGGGACACATTGGTGGTGAAGTGATTTTTCAACatcatgaatattattaaaagcTCTATCAATGGCCAATATATTGCAACACTTCCCTTTATGTCATTCCCATATTTTGGCCAGATTTTACCAATTGCCAATATGTTACTAATTCAGAAAAAGGTTTACCCCAactttgaaattaaaaacatgccATATTGACCGAGTCAAGGCAGACACttgaaacaacaaaaccaacagcTTAAAAATGAAGCAAAGGACTGTAAAACACTGGATTAATTTAACAGgtatacagttaaagtttgttttgtttaatgacaccactagaaatcattgatttattaatcattggctattggacgtcaaacatttggtaattctggcatacagtcttagagagaaaacctaccacatttttccattagtagaaagggatcttttatatgcaccatctcacagactggatagtacataccacgacctttgatataccagtcgtggtgcactggctggtacaagAAATAGGTCAATGGGCCTAGTGACTGGGATCAATCCGAGACTGATCATGCAACCACTTTACCACTCAGCTGTGTCCCAACCCTTTTTATGCTATATATGCATACTGTTAGTACTGTATTATCTTTAATTGTAATTTTGCTTAAACTTGCGTGTAAtcatatttatcatccattaaaggcttttgtaggagatatcgctggcactataatttgcgacatctcctgcgatattctcctaggagatatcatttcttataattttgattggtcaaattttaatcactgcattaaaattaaaagaatgataatgaatgataaaaagaataccccctcgtgtcttgtgatatcacaatttatcagcactcattgACAAAAGTATAAGAATCTAAGgctacttttatcaactcgtgctgataaattatatcacatgACACAGGGAATATtcttatatacagtgaaacccttggCTATGTTGACATAAGACCTGTCAAAGTGCAATATACAGCACCTTATACTGAACAATGACATTTATAGCAGGGTTGAACATTAGCAGTCGCCCAATCGCCCGTGgcaacctttattggctaagggcgactaagaattttacaaagatagTCCGTTGGATGACCATCGATTTTAGCATCTGACGATTATGGTgccagttaaagggacattcctgagtttactacattgtaaaatgtttccgactgataaaatatttctacaattaatcttacacattaaatatgttttcttgttcagaatatcagtgtctgtatattcaatgtgtttctggtcatcttaatatttataagaagcccaaactggattttgtcttcaaataattttgtacgtacgaaaaaacccctaaactttaggaaataaaatgaaatttaacctagtacaaatattagaacgataagaaacacgtttaatatacagcgactaatattttatacagaaaaatatatctgatatgtaattacaatcgttaaaaagtctgtttgtcgataacatcttaaaaattgcagcaaaactcaggaatgtccctttaaaaaagaaatgcactGACACTGAaacgaatgtgacaaaacacactgctggtgcgaactacagatctggcagcagaagacatagaacatgaaaTAAGAAAGATTAGACCTAAAGTCTTTACAACAAGACTTACATAATGACATAACCGTCCACAGAGtactataataaacaataagtacacttttatgctttgtaatattattaaaaaaaatgcattgtatattttggtaaaatgtttgttttgatttttttttcacatatttattttattagtagcctactactgtagtatttacaatattcaAATTAAAAGCACACGCATGTTTgcgccaacacacacacacacaattacatTTGAATATTCATTTTGAGACTATTGTCCGTTTTTGTCAAAAGTGAAcagatgaattggcatgtaacttcataatgaataaagataaaattcatataaaaacatattaatttattacattttaaacccataccaccTCAAATAACAGTTTTGGGAGAGGGAAACGTtcagtgtaaaataaaattctttataaattaccatcaaactgcataggttaaatcttttctgatacatgttttaaggcaaaTGATGGAAAAtacaaggtaatctgaatgacagaTCTGTAATACATAATCAGGGCCATATCTCTACACAATGCAGTCGAATGagaatttggcaaaatagtggacgATTCCATGGAtgtctatctagtgcctcaaggaaatcctttactggaaattCCATCCATCTTTCAATGtcacagaggactgccactccagtCTAGTTTACTATTTAGCatgcgcagttctacctttagtccctttgtactgcattatattttacttcggagacaatgcaagtcaagctgcataccgtggctgttctagcattttgccatcacccctgtattaaaaaataaatttaatctgtatataatttaatagtaatttgtaaagaaagatgtttatttatactgatttttttttcaatttctgttttcagttggtatgagtttaaaacaataacatatttttatatgaattttaactttattcatttatttattatcggttattatttaacaaagaacTTTCCAGTTTTGAATTTGGCTGCACAGTTAATtatcaatgtgataattggtgggctagttgaatttgagaagggccagtaagatttttcttcaactggccatgctggcgaccatggttttcatgttgaTGTTTAACCCTGATATAGAAGACTAGTGGGTTATCTCTTACACCATTTTACAGCATATTTCATCTCACTACATTTACATTTAGTACAAATTAACATGGTTTGGTGGAAGtggaatttcttttaatttaataatctgGTACCTTTATTAGGATAGTAAGGTGGCATTCTGAACTAAGGTGGTTCACTTTGCACAGAGAATGAGGAATAAGTGTTCCTTATGGCAAGAACATTATGTAAATACATTGTTAGTTAACCTTCTGACtcctgcaggcgagatatctcacccaaTGTCACACCAGTTGACACacagtacactgtatacagtccatttcccaattcatatttcccaccattTTTCACAGGACAGTCACCGGAAACAATTATATAACAGGAAACAGAAGACAACTGTTTCCTGTAGctttagatttttgtttttcaatggaaaatacttTGGAATGTTTAGTTGAA includes the following:
- the LOC121367372 gene encoding telomere zinc finger-associated protein-like encodes the protein MEEEESPTVLKAPGLEEQESPTVLKAPGFCDKAFSILFTLQKSQQQCDLVLQVTDGEVKVHSLVVVSSSSYFRQWFLDQTNKTGLTFIMPDVSMEELQDFVEFFYTGSLRLTSGIIHRQMALYEKFKVDEAVKLCKLFIEGVRSNFVSQDVSLSLSEGLDNSKPHDGDTQLNQSGYDCEMKTSEELSKSQADSVCAVKEEDDAGIDIESAASFKTEGTFCSKCKKKMSSRRRKSTKPRKAFTVLKMEAENNGRKKAKIKVESDSVFSDSTTGVVPDQKADCDDQDEPDDSQTVEQSDSLEYLDHSTSVTESNTSDTVSPRPTTRSLRKRSLLVRPKDYSQLEEDPGKKETVYSSEVKSYIRTTRVRGSKGFGKKRVNRHLYSCDICQYKSKSMRDIDGHKHSKHDIAFDNTKYTVYRCQVESCNFETLEPARLDKHMAYRHSDERPYVCEFCARAFKTLPELKLHLNLHLNDKLQCKECGKKFVSPSGLKKHVEEKHLGIKNENMCHLCAYRTTTGLNTLTQHMYTKHSIPLPTNFKVFKCEKCDFETFRARVFTSHQNMHTGTRDWQCDICQKKYTTEHNLKCHKLWHDEKKFICTYDGCSYSAIQKSRLQEHIKRMHTEKDVKPYSCHLCPHKSKIAGNLDKHLRSVHNLHIPDKRKYSHLYNLGRNLSHLEETPYGTDQDRERDGTHQQADEDRPYGSEADSMLQGESTVAEPETLTPSSMDLSRKHPVTEHVVGGGLDKDKDTMFTNMANANPAFLLEAYQSAMARAGHVTGPPHGMPVFPMPQPYRSAEAVPSMPYVMQDQSYAGQSTDSYTLQDSINYSMDSYR